In the genome of Vanacampus margaritifer isolate UIUO_Vmar chromosome 1, RoL_Vmar_1.0, whole genome shotgun sequence, one region contains:
- the LOC144042676 gene encoding homeobox protein SIX6, whose translation MFQLPILNFSPQQVAGVCETLEESGDVGRLGRFLWSLPVAPAACEVLNKNESVLRARAVVAFHTGNFRELYHILENNKFTKESHGKLQALWLEAHYQEAEKLRGRPLGPVDKYRVRKKFPLPRTIWDGEQKTHCFKERTRHLLREWYLQDPYPNPSKKRELAQATGLTPTQVGNWFKNRRQRDRAAAAKNRLQQQVLSGGSVRSLADEDGTVDRLGNASSPEASLSSKAAASAISITSSDSECDI comes from the exons ATGTTTCAGCTGCCCATCTTGAATTTCAGCCCCCAGCAGGTCGCCGGGGTGTGCGAGACTCTGGAGGAGAGCGGCGACGTGGGCCGCCTCGGCCGCTTCTTGTGGTCGCTGCCCGTCGCCCCGGCGGCCTGCGAGGTGCTCAACAAGAACGAGTCGGTGCTGCGGGCCCGGGCCGTGGTCGCCTTCCACACGGGCAATTTCCGCGAACTCTACCATATCCTGGAGAACAACAAGTTCACCAAGGAGTCGCACGGCAAGCTGCAGGCGCTGTGGCTCGAGGCGCACTATCAGGAGGCCGAGAAGCTGCGGGGACGCCCGCTGGGGCCGGTGGACAAATACAGGGTGCGGAAGAAGTTCCCGTTGCCCAGAACCATTTGGGATGGCGAGCAGAAAACCCACTGCTTCAAGGAGAGGACCAGGCACTTGTTACGAGAATGGTACTTGCAGGACCCCTACCCGAATCCGAGTAAAAAACGGGAGCTTGCGCAGGCTACCGGACTTACACCCACACAAGTAGGAAACTGGTTCAAAAACCGAAGACAAAGAGACAGAGCTGCGGCTGCCAAAAACAG GCTTCAGCAGCAGGTCCTGTCCGGGGGCTCTGTTCGCTCCCTGGCCGACGAGGACGGCACCGTGGACCGCCTGGGCAACGCGTCCAGTCCCGAGGCGAGCCTGTCCAGCAAAGCGGCGGCCTCGGCCATCTCCATCACCTCCAGCGACAGCGAATGTGACATCTGA